The genomic window TCCTTCCATGAGACTGCTTACCATTGATGTAGAGACTATCTTTGTCGAGGGAGTAGTGGCCCAGTAGCCGGATACCACGAGTTTGGTTGCTCAGCTCGTGGAAAATCTGCTTGGCATCTAGATGAGTGCTGCTGGCAAATGGGAGACACGTGCAGATGGCATCTACAGCTGTCTGTGATCCTTTCTTCACAGGCCTAGGAAAACAGATACTCTGGATAAACTGAGAAAGAGTGGTAGGGACACaattttttatgattatttttcaaTGAGGAAAACAGTAATGATAATTGTCATTTCTGTAGTGACATTGCAAAGCGCTCCCTTCAAGCAACTTTATCAAGAATATGGTATGAGTACTCTCTTCTGTGttctacagatggagaaattcagaaaaggtaAGTCACGTTACTCATCCATGTTCAAAGACACTGGCAttaaagctggaatttgaattcaggtcttctgaatccaatgGAATTGGGGGTAATAGAAGCAAGAAAGAACTCCAGGCATAGCCAAAATTGTGATCAGATTATAGTGACTCCCCCAAATGAATGTAAGCTCGTTGAGGAAAAAGATTGTTTGGTGGTTTTattgggggagaggaagacatttgtttttgttttgcttttctgacCCCAGTGCCTGCCACTGTTCACAGAATCTCGCTGATACTACATGCATTTCGCTGAATGGATTGATGCATGTGAGGTGTAGAACTGGCTCTAGATAGAAATCCTAAAATATATGTCTTCTAAAGGacggggagagaaaggagaagagattccTTTTGACAGGGCTAGCATGAAACTAGAGGAAACAGAATGTGTGAGTCAATGTACAGTGAAGCTTTGAAGTCTGTGCTTCAAACGTAGAGCTCTCTCCCAGGAGACTCACTTGCAAGTCCCCAGCTTGGCAGCCTTACCTGAGTTCAGTCACTTTGCATGCAGAGTACAGGGAACCAAAGGTGGTGTTTTTGAATGAGTGGCCAATCtggtcaaaaaagaaacaaagagaaacaaatggTGAGTATGTCAGGTGGATGTTCAAGATATTAGGGCAGCTCGGCAGGGTGGCTGGAAGCAGGCAGTCTCACCAGATGCTGCATCATGGTGTCTACGATATTGAATTGGATTGAGTTCGGACAGCTCATGTCTGCCAAATACCGGAGGCTGGTGATGGTCAGCTTCAGGGTGAAACACTTCAGGCTGGGTTCCATGGCtataagagggagggagagagaagcccAGGTTTTCAACTGGAGGCATATTTGTCTCGTGCCTCTTAAGAGTGCGTGGAGTAAAGGAGTAGTCGTACTGGCTCAGTGactggctttgaagtcaggaagacctggttttacCTCCAAAACTTATTAGCTTGGTGaacattggcaagtcacttggcccctCTGATCCTCAGGCATAGACCTAAAACTAATACGTAGAAAGGATACAATATGCATCGTTGACATCGTAATGTGGCCTAGGATGTACGCAGAAGTAAATTCAAAGTTTGGATATGATGTGGTCGTAGCACTCCTAACAGAACTTCTTACACCCTCCAAGCTCAGAACCAAGCATGAACTATTCAGAGGGCAATAAAGATTCATAACCTATAAGCGCTGGAAGGAACCGCATTTCCTTGCTTATCTACTCCAACCGCTtaatttgaggaaaagaaagccaCAGCCAAGGTAGGGGAATAGACTGACTCAAGTCTACAAAAAGCAATTAGGGGAGATAAGTCTGACTTTGGGAAAGTGGCGTTGACTACATTAGATACATAGATGGGCCTGACAAAGAAAATTCTGCAAAGCCAGTGCAAAAGGCTTCAGCTGGATATGGTGAGCATGAGACATTGTGATGTAGGAAGAGCAGCAATTTGACTGAAACTGTAGGAGAGCTGGCAAAATGTGCCCAGCTCCTCCTTGTGTCTTCCAATCTTTCAAAGTCAATCCCAGAAGTATAAATGGCCATACAGCTATGGTAAGATAGGAGCTGAATGAAACTTACTGggaaaatcattcaaatatcaggTGGTAGTGGAGGAACTGCCATTATGCAGCAAGCGAAAGATTTCCAAAAACGAACAACTTGACCTGAAAGTTGTTTGCTGTGCCAACTAGGTATAACTGTGGATCTGACTCATTAACTCATTAACAGGTTGCTCGGTGGCTGAGGTCTAGCCTAACAAAGAGCTACACCCATTATCCTGCACAGAAATGGTCACTAAGTAGCTACATTTCACTGAGCAAGCAGCAGACAATCAGCCTTGGATGATGGTTCGGGAGCCAGGGTTTTTTCAAAAGATTCTTATCGAAAAAGTATCTTGAGCATCAGGACAGCTTTGAGTCCTTTGAGTGACCCATTGCCCAGGTTAGGTGTTGTGTTTGGTTTGTTCAATTCTGCAGCATATCGGGGTAAAAGCTCCGGTTCAAGAAATAGATTCTATTTATATCATATGGTGACTGGCTTGTATGCTGCAGCAAATAGGAAGAAGGAGCTGGCTAGCTGGCTTCTGGGCAGTTATGTAATACTTTGAATGCTGCCAATCTAGTCCATGAACAAAAGGCCATTCCTTTACAAGAGTAACGCTGCCATGGAACAACACAATTTGGGGAGGACACAACTGCAGGTGTACCACAATGGAAAGATATATGTCAGAGATTATTAGGCTGCAGCATGTTGCTCCTGATGACTCACCCATTGTAAGCTTGTTAAGGGTAgggattattttccctttttctttgttcttccatCATTTGGAATAATGTTTGTTACCCGTGGGAAATGTTAAGAAAACACTTGTAAGTATTGAAATATTGGAGTACATGTTAAATGGGTTGGAAGGAGGAAAAGCTTAGAGGCAGAAAAGCTATGTTCCAAGTTGATGCAGCAATCCAGGAGTCCAACTCTGAGAACCCAGACTACTACATGTTGTTAGTGGCGATGGGGAAGGACTAGATCTTAGATGAAATTTTTCAGAAGAATCCATGTGACTGATTGGGTAGAGGAGAAGCAGATCGAAGAATCAGAGATGGCTTCTTAGGTGGATGCCTAGGTAAAGGATACAGCAGTCAAATAAATGACAGGGCAATTAGTGGATACGGAAGAAATGAGTCAGAGTACAAACTGGAAATACTGCTTTGGGCAGCACTAACGTGATCGAGTGAAAATGGACAGATGAACTTTGTGTTGTACAATTCGAATTCACGGGAAAACAAGGGACACTTTTCAGATCTTTAGGAcagagaggaaattaaagctccGATGTCTTTCAAAGAGCGTTCCAAACGAGTTTCGTACTTAGAATAATGAAGAGCCAAGGGGTGCGCCTTGGGGAATATGACAAATGAGAACAGTAATGACAACCAGCAGCACCACCAAGAGTTCTGTGGCAAGTTAAGATTGACAAAGCCCCTTCCTCACAACCTGGAGCCACAGCAAGCACTATGACTCTCCTTggacagctaaagaaactgaggttcagagagtgtAAGTGATTTGTGAAGGGTGACAAAGCATACTGGGATCAGGATTTGAAACAAAACCTCCTCACTCCAGCTTTGGAATGCTCCCTCTATTCTATCCTGCAATCTCAGGGGAACCCGCTAGAACATAGCACCATGAGAGTATTTTGAGAAGGATATTAGAGGCCTCTGGGAACCTTGAGGAATTCATCTCCATGACTCAGGTGAGGTTTTGTGGTCAACTCACTCCTAAGCTTGGTCAGCCCAAggtgaactgaggcccagaactaAATCTTAAGGAATCAAGAGAATAATGGTGCtagaagcagaaacaggaaagatCCAGCAAGAGATTTCTATGCACACACCCACCCTTCCTTCCCTGTTCCTCTCTATCTAGGCCTGAACACAGTGCTGGGGCTGAGGGGTAGAGTGAATGAGCTGTTTCCTTCCCAATAGGGACCTTAGAAGGCTGGAGATGTTGATGTACTGTAGACTTACAGTTTTTGGTGGAGTCCAAGGTCAGATAATTGTcatctggagagagaaagaaagaaagaatcacgTTGTGAGGAAAGttttcaccagcctcacttctcctccagagccgtctgaatccagtgaccagatattcatcaggatgactggagatgacccaggatgaggtcattggggttaagtgacttgaccaaggtcacacagctagtgagtgtcaagtgtctgacgtgagatttgaagtcagctcGTCCTGATTGCTGCACTGTTTCTCTCcgcactgcaccacccagctgccccagctTGTGCTCTTCTGAAAGGGAAGAAGATCCATGTCAGGGATTGGTTGTACTTCAGGCAGCAGAGAAATTGCCTCCCCTCCAAAGAGCTCATTGACAGATTAGTCGCTAGCTGTGTACTGGCTTAATACATCTCAGAGAACCCACACCTTTCCAAGAAGAAGCATGAAAGGAGTCTGGGTCAGGTTGTAGCTTCCCTAGAACCtggcaaaggaagagaaagaaatctgaCCCTCGAAAGTGAGAGAGTGTGAATTGGAACACATGCACCAATCCCTTGAAATAAGGAACGAAATTACAGAGCTTCATTTGCAGACCTGGGCTACTAGCCATGggaagatgaatgaatggatacaCGGATGCATggctagatgaatgaatgaatgaatgggtgaatgaaaaagcatttaacaacGACTTACTAAGTGCAAAGCTCTGTACTCACCATCGAGAAAAAGACTTCTCTCATCCAGCATGTAGGACCCCAGTTTCGTCATATTGCAGGTGTGATTTCTCAGCTCCCAATAAAGTTGTTCTTTCTGCAGGATGGGGCTGTCTGCATCTCTCCAACATGCACAAGTGACACCAACTCCAGTTCCTGTTGCTTCTTTCCAAGGCCTgggaaaggagacaaaaatgGGCATCAGAAGCCCAAAATGGGACTGATAAGTCTGATAAGAATTTTGCAAGTAGGAACAGCACCCCTGAGAAGGCTGAGGTAAACCCTGAAGTAGAAGAGACTGAAAAGGGAGACTTTTGTGGGGAACTGCCAATTTTCCAAGTCTGATTCACCTCCCTGAGATGATGTGGCAAGGAGACGTGGATCGATTCAATGAGGAACTGGAAAATCGACCTGGACCCACAACACAGCGGGTTGGAGAAATCTCCTTTCTGAAGGGCACCAACTGGGTACCGTGATTCATGAGGCCAGTGACTCCCAGGGATCTCACCTGAGCGAGGTTAGTCTGCAGCCGCAATAAACAGAAGCAATGCTGGTTTTGGCCATCAAGCACCTGAGCTGGAAGTGAAAGGAGACAGTCGGATTTCAAGATCAAGCCTCTATACCAAAGGACGAGGAAAGCAGCTGGGCCAAGCGGAACGGAAGGAGTCATGTCTCACCAGGAACTTGAGGACACTCTCTGTGCCATAGAATTGACTTGAGCCCACCTGGCCCATTTCACATGTATAGATCAAGTTGGTGATGGTGAACTTGAGGGTGAAGAACTCAAATCTGCAGTCCGGAGCTacaagaaagagagtgagagatgtCTGAAATGCTCAATGTGCGTCATTCAGCACAGTCAGGGACACCCCATTGCAATGTACTTGGGAGGAAAAGTCAGTAACCTGGCCCTATTCACCGCATCCCTGAGGCAACCTGTAACCCTCCAAACTTGGTTCAGCCTCTCCCATCTGTCAGCATCATGATGAAGCAAGGTTACTATGAAGGAGGATTGAAATGCCCACGTGTGGGCTTGGGAACTATTCATCCCAGTGATGTAGTGTCTGTAAAGTGCCTTgtgaaagcactatatacatgatagatgatgataatgatgactgTCTCTGGAGGCTACATACATAAGCCATTACATCTCTATCTTCAGAAGCAGCAGAATGGTTCTCCATGGTTCTACCACCGAGCTTTGCTTCTTTGATACTTCAATGTATTTGCAAACtcatattttgttgtgttttttcttttccacacTTCTAACAACTGCCAAATACTGAATATGTGGAGGCATGTTTTCTAAGAAAATCATCATGAAAACAATCACCCTCATCTTTAAGGACACTGACCTGAAAATGTCCTATTCTTTCGTGCAAGGAAAACTCAGCAacctgaataaatgaatgaatccttTAGGAAACCTTGAGCCATAAAACTATTCTTCTGCTCACACAAGGCAACAGAATAATATTGTATTTGGAGAAAGGAGACATGGGTTCCCATCCTGCCTGTCCCCCTTGCTATCTACATGGCTCTGGGCTTCAGTGTCCTCAACTCAAAATGATGGCAGAACTCagactagactagatgacctggaATTCTCCTGCCAGGACAGCCTAAGATCCTAAAATCCCCTCTCTCTCAGTCTCCTAGCCAAATGAAAGCAAAAGCTTCCAGAGAAGGGATCAAAGGTGGAAGCAGACCTTACCTGTGCAAACTGAACTTGGATTTGGCCTCCTGGATGTTACTGGAACTGAAGAGAAATATCATGAATGAACACTGTGGACCCAATGTCCATGTGacaaggaggggaagggactgtGACAAACAAGGAAAAGAGACTTCATTTGGATAGGGTACTGAGTCAAGCGGTGAAGACTGCATCCTGAGAAGGAGGGGGACATTATGCCTTCCTCTCACTAGTACACTCGTGGTCCATTCTTGCCTTCCTAATATGCTGGGAGAACAGGGTCGGTAAGGACAAGGGGTGTTCTCTCTTTGATACTAGGATAAGAATACTCACAACAGCTTACGCAGGAGAACAGGGACACCCTATAGTTGTAACctacagagtgagagagagagagacagagaaaacagcCATGTTTGGAAGGACCAAGAGATTTTGAGAAAGTGTGAAAGAGCAACATGAGAGAGCATCTGAAAGCAAAGGAATTGAAAACATATGGGTCATCAGCTAAGAGGAAGCATTTCAGAAAGTAGTTCCCAGGTCAGAAGTCCCTTTGCCCATCTAGGGTCCTGTGGGGCCTTGGCTACCCCTCAGACTCTGAGCGCATCAGAGGAAAGTACTTTCAGTAAGTAGGTGCCCTCCAGGCAAAGCTGGATCCTCCAAGGAACGGAAGATTGCTTTGACAGGTGAGTGCTTAAGAGGAGTGGGGCCAAGCATGGAGGTTAAAGAACTATATGTCCTGGACAGAATTACTGCTCACCATTGATGTACAGGCTTTTCCTGTCGAGGGTGTAGGGACCCAGTCTTGTAATTTTGCATGTCTGACTGCGAAAATCATGGTACATCCTCCTTTCGTCCAGGACTGGAATGGTGGGGACATTCCAATAGGCACAAAGTAGATGCACGCCAGTGCCTTTCTTCACAGACCTGTTGAAGGACACATTGGTAAGGACTGTCAAATATCTGGCTTCTCATGGGCATGCCAAAGTTAGGTGCAGTGAGAAGGGACCATCAATGCGCCGCAAATTATTTCAGGTTTATTTTAGAATAATTCTTGATTGTAAAAGAAGTGTTTGGTAGAACTATCACTTTATTGATTTAAGGGGTTGAGGGTAGGGAAAGGCATAGACCTTTCTTGAGTAAGGCCTGTCAGCACCTTCCCTGCAACATATACTCAGATGGTTGCCTGGGGAAATTtgatgatttgcccaggctcacacaatcACCTGGTGTCAAGAGAggggacttgagcccaggtcttcttgactcttgggGCCTACTCGCTACCCACTAAAACAGGCAACCTCTGGAATATAATGGATATAATGGAATCAAGATGAGCAGCACTAGCACTCCAGACACAACTTCTGCAAGACTCTGATATTGTTATAATCTTCCTGTTCACTCCTCTGTGGACCATCTTTCAACACTCACATATTTTGTAAGTAACTTCTTAATTATCCAAGCTAGTTGGTTAGCTCCTTGTGCATCCACTTCCAGCTCTTTGAACAATTGCCATTTTGCTGCCTCTGTGGAACTGTTTCACCTTCTGGGTCTTCAGAAGTTCATTTGTGGGAGattcttattcttcctcatctactACAGTGCTGAGAACTGGATGGCACACAGAACTTTGTAGTTCAGAGGGAATACCATTCCCTCACAGGTGTGAACATAATTGGACTCTTGTAATCGTTGAGCGGGAGAGGCAACATGTGACCAAGAGGTAGAGGGGCTGTGgctgagacagagaaaggaaatggaaagacagagtaaaagatggggaggggaggaagaggggaaatatagaaagaagagTGAAAGAACAGGAGGCAGAatgtgagaggaagggaagagagtaagagaggaaagtggaggaggagagggaaatgagagaaagagaaagagtgaatgagaggaggaggaggagaagaggaggaggaaggaaaagaaggagagaaggggagaaggagtgagagaaagagttagaaaaagagaaggagccTAGGAAAATGAAAGGGCAGAGAATGGGGAAGTGAGGTAGCaaaagggacagggagagggggaaagggaaatggggagaagtgaaagggagagaaagggagtgacagacagagagacagacagaacaagaaaaagtaGGGAGATAGCGTCTGTAGCCATGTGCAGACGTTAATAAGTTGAGGTGGGGGGAAAAGGCGACACAGCAATGAGAGGCAAATAAGGGAAGTGAAAGAAGAGATTCTGTTAGAGAAGGGAAATCTCAAGGTAGGTCACTGAGTTCCTGTACAGACCTCAGAACAGAGAATTCTAACCAAAAGTTGCAAGGATTGAACGTGCCTTCCTAAAGGTCTACTCTTTTTTTATCTGCCTATACAGTATAAAGAGTTATGGAGCTCTGATTAATTCTGCTACCTAACTCTTTTGTCTACCTTGATTTTGTTCCAAATATAAATAGGCCAGGCACTAGGGGAAATACAGAAAACTCCAATGAAAGCAGAGTCAAATCCCTGAATGTGAGGAAATTCCTGAATGGAGTGGGATATTAGCTATTACAAGTCATTGGAATTAAAGGCAATTTTCTTATACAAAGTGCATAAAATAGCAGAGAAAAGGACCATGTGAAAATGAGGCCCATTATATTATCCCTAAGCTAAAACTGAGCTAACTCTTATTGCAAGGCATAACTGACGAAATCTCTAGCCCCttatgggagaaatggaaggcagGGGCATAGTAGAGACAGGTGAGACCTGGGGGACACAGCTTGAGCATATGTAGCTCCACTGCTTCCAGGAGGTAGGACACAGCAGCTACTTTCCACACTAACGCTTATCCCTTCTTCCACCAGGATGACTTGTCGAATTTCACCAGACAGGACCATTCCTAATCTTCATATGAATTCTTGGAACTCCTTTCTAAAACATAATATAATAGGAAGATGGGCCAAGGAACCTAGTCCTTATGAGCATGTGCAAGCTGCTTGGCTGATGTTCTATAGAACAGTTTTATTTGCTATCCATGTGAAGAATCTGATCGTTTCTCCTACTTTTACTATGAATGGGTGATCTGTGCTCCAAAAATATTCTGCAGTTTCACAACTGAAATATCAGAGAACAGGTATTCCCCTTTCTCCACAAATTTGAGTGTCATTTAGTTATTTCTGCCATTTTCATTACCTTGACTCGATCCTTCCATATGGTTTAAATTACATCTCTTCTGACTGTTACCATCCATGGATACTTTTCTGACTGACTACGTACAACTTGAAAATTGTATGCCCATAGACTTTAGCCATTTGTCTcgtgtgtttgtgcgtgtgtgtgttttagtgtgtgtgtgtgtgtgtgtgtgtgtgtgtgtgtttgtgtgtgtgtgtgcgcatgtacGTGTGCATTGCTCTGGGTAAAATTCACTTTTGATATGTGCTAAACTGGCCTTTAGGTGAACTAAGGGGAAGTCATTCTTTCCACCTCTGTGTCCTGGTGGTATCTCAAAACCCAATATAACCAAGATGGAACTTGGTATCTCTTCCATTTCCACTGCCCCCTCCATAAGCCTGTCCCTCTTCCAGACTTCCGTAATTTTGTGAAAGCCACCACCATCTTACCAATCACCAGGTTTCAAATATCTGTCTCTGTTACAATTTCTTCCCTCTACCTCAGCTCCCATAACCAGTTTATTGGCTCCTTGATTTCCTTTAGTATCTTTCACATTTGTTCACACAAAGGCCCATATCAACAACCCTGACCTGGAAGCTTCCAATAACCTCCCACTTCCTCTCTTTGCTTGCAGTGCCTCCTACCCTCCCAATTCATCACCGACTCCTCCTctcttctatccatccatctttcccATGCCTGCCAAAATGATCTCCCTAAGACACATCTCTCACTATATCACTCTCTTACAACCCAAATGtctagtggctccttattgcctctaatGTGAATTAAAAACTCCTCCACCTGACCTTTAAAATCCTTCTCGATTTGCCTTCTTCAGTCCTGTGTTCCAGAGCGATGTACATACTGCTCACTTGGCACTTGCAGAAGACTGGCCTACCAGCTGTACCTTGAACTCAGATGTTGCATGGTGCTTTTGCATAagatgtctcccatgcctggattgCACTCCCTCTTCAAGATGCTCTTGGACTCCTTAGTCTCCCCTTCAAGGAACGCAGCTATGATACCACCAATAGAAAACCTTCCCTGAATCCTCTCAGTTGTcagtgtcctctctctcctcaactcACCATGTATTTAGGTCACACATTGTATCCCCTCAGCGCCACCACAATGccaactccttgaggtcagggcctGTTTTGTCTTGAGAATAGCTACCTAGCGCTGCTGCTGGGAAGCAACCCAAAGCTTCTTGAAGCAAATCGTGGTGGGACAGCCTCTGGTACTGGCAGTAGTCTTCCTGGTGTTGTCCAAAAAGTGACCATAGACCCAACAAAAAGGAAGAACTGCACCAGGCATCATCTGTTTCCCTGACAACCTGGGCCCATCTCCCTCAGTGTCCTTACCTTAGTGACTTCAGCTTGCAACCAGAGAAATGGAAGGCAATGCAGCTCTTTTCAAATATTGCTCCGACCTGAAAAGCAAGACAGAGATTGAGGGAGCCCCTGGACATATGGGGCTGCAGGTCCAGAGAGGAGGAAGGCAGGACAGGAAGGGAAGATTCTCACCAGACTCTGTAGGATGTTCTCAGTGGCGCTGAACTGCCTGGAGCCTGACTGTTCCATGTCTGCCTTGCAGAGGAGATTGGTAATCGTAAAATCGAGTGTGAAACACTCCATAAGGCGAGTGTCTgttttggggagaagagaaattgAGTCTTGGATACATAGGATCaaaggattacagatttagacttggaatGGACCTTCTAATCCCTGCATCTTGCAGGTGACGAacttgaggcccagggaggattCACTGTAGTGGCCACGTTCCCATACACAGTgacagaggtgagacttgaaactAGGTATTCACGACTTGTAGACAAACGCCCTATTCAATGGAACATGTTGCCATCCATCAACTCCAAAAAGGATACCCAAGTGAAGTTCATCTATACTTTACTGGAAAGAAAACTGGCCATCTTGACTCCAATTATGCATCTGTGATAGGACCTCCCTAACCCCTCCCTCCACTACCACCTTCTTCTGCAACTCCCACCTCCTCTGCTTACAGTCAGTTTCCCAAAGAAACACTTCACTTCACACTATATAGGACACAGAGCACAGACACATGGAATTAGTATGGgaggaactgaggaagagagatggaaaagaatcTCGCTGTCAATGCAGATGGGAAATGATGGGGGGAAAATTAAGGATGAAAACCACCCTGGTCAACCTATATGAATGTCAGGAGAAGATAATGTTTTAGTGTGGTATGTGGCAAAAGGGACAGTGCGAGGCTAGGTCCTTAACTATCCCATGGAAATTGAGGACTAAACTACTGAGAGACCACAGGTCATCACTGGGCCAccactttcccttctccttcaagAGTATAGAGGAAAATAGGATGGGGAAGAGGATCAACAGTTTACTTTGCCAAGTCATGGGTCCATAGAGAAATTACAACACTGAATACTCACTGCTTCTTGCTGCATTGGAAGGCTATTAATTCtgacagaggggagagaaagacatagagagacagaaagagagagagacagacagacagagcgaGAACGagagcgagagacagagagacagagagagagagagagagagagagagacagagagagagagagagagactaaattAAACTGATGAATAAAATCATCCAACATAACTGCAAAGGAACTATAATGAAAAATTCTCTCTAATTTCAAAGGgacaactgatgaactctggTACATATTGAGGCCTGctacatttttcttgcttttttgtaaaatggctaatacagaaatgtgcTTTGCATAACTTTAACATATATAACAGGAACCATATCCCTGGCCCTCTCAATGCATGGGGGACAGACCGAAActagggagaggatttggaactcaaaatttaagaaagaatGGTAAAGAAAATGGATGGATCCACAGATCAGTAAGATGAGGTTCGTGAGAGACTGTGAAAAGTATGTTGTCCCTACACGTTTCTTTTGGAAACTCTCAAATTTTACTTTGCTGTTTGCAATTGGAAACGTCAgcatttcaccaaaaaaaaaaaaaaaaaaagaggaaaatgaacttACCACAAGGACCGCTAGATTTGACAAGGGAGTGAACAGAGTGTCACACCACTCAAGTCAAAAAAGCCCCAAAACAGAGGTGCCAAGAGAGAAATGCCTACACAAGGAAATTCTTATGGCAAGGGTAGAGAGTGCTGGATTAggaatcaggaacatctgagttcacaTACAGCTGCAGATACTTACAACAATGGGTCAAACCAGGAAGGGTCACTTGATCAATGtccctttcagtttcctcatctatgaaatggggagatGGTTAAAATTCCCTGtagaactaaatttaaaaaatatctagacGGAACTCTGTGAACCCTAAAATACTAACTATATCAtgtgcagcagcagcaggagtatCATCTTCGTGATTAAGCCAGACACAATTCTCATTTGGTGATCCAAACATATTTTCCAAAGTCTTATCACTGTACCTTACTGTGAGGTTTAAAGAAGTCTACTTACTTGTAGACACAAAAGTAGAATAGCTGGGTTCTTGGGTTGTGGTATAGGAGTGGGTACTTGTAGGAGGTAAGGAGGTGGTGAGTGCAAGGAAAGTCCAAACAAAGTGGTAAAACAATGGGGCTGGTAGAGCTGATTTATCCCCTTTTGAGGAGCTgttgctaggcaagtcactatgACCCTGTTTACATAAACATTCTAGTCATCGATAAGGAAACCTTAAAGTGACAGCAACACCCAACTGCCAGAGCAATGGTGGGCTTCAGGGTACCTGTACTTAGACTCCCAGAAGATCCTTGGGTCCCTAGCCCTGCTGCTGAGGCAGTGACTACAGGCAGCTTTGTGGAAACAGAGGCAGCTGAGCCAGTGCCTGTTCCCCACTGATTTCCGTTGCTAGAGGGCTTCGTTAGAGCAGAGTCAGGATGAGTGTGGTCCTAGGGCTTTCTAACACAGGGGATAAGTTAAGTCTTCTGTGCTTGAAATTGTGCCCAGGGATGCCTGGGTCTCCTTTAGCGCTGGGCTCAGAGGACATTCTATTATGGGCTCACCTTCAGAGACAAT from Notamacropus eugenii isolate mMacEug1 chromosome 1, mMacEug1.pri_v2, whole genome shotgun sequence includes these protein-coding regions:
- the LOC140520980 gene encoding mucin-16-like encodes the protein MECFTLDFTITNLLCKADMEQSGSRQFSATENILQSLVGAIFEKSCIAFHFSGCKLKSLRSVKKGTGVHLLCAYWNVPTIPVLDERRMYHDFRSQTCKITRLGPYTLDRKSLYINGYNYRVSLFSCVSCFPVTSRRPNPSSVCTAPDCRFEFFTLKFTITNLIYTCEMGQVGSSQFYGTESVLKFLLRCLMAKTSIASVYCGCRLTSLRPWKEATGTGVGVTCACWRDADSPILQKEQLYWELRNHTCNMTKLGSYMLDERSLFLDDDNYLTLDSTKNSMEPSLKCFTLKLTITSLRYLADMSCPNSIQFNIVDTMMQHLIGHSFKNTTFGSLYSACKVTELRPVKKGSQTAVDAICTCLPFASSTHLDAKQIFHELSNQTRGIRLLGHYSLDKDSLYINGYNEPGPDLPSVVPVRTSYPADTSLTPSQSSTSSAGDNMTFLPIRFTITNLRYMEGMDDHSSGIFNNIQRMLRRVFKPLFGESSIASSYDGCQVVALRSLKGGSKTGVEVVCNFRGGPTNPSLDKYKAYWELSKQTEGISRLGPYIVEKESFYLDGCNEHHPLQLFTTVPDPNASSVPTLKEPSGPPSSRGRKSATLGDYPLDPTWKLCREYDCDKKVKNLALNMKNHLILRKPFQTKIKQYLKHRV